A genomic segment from Nasonia vitripennis strain AsymCx chromosome 4 unlocalized genomic scaffold, Nvit_psr_1.1 chr4_random0007, whole genome shotgun sequence encodes:
- the LOC103317657 gene encoding uncharacterized protein LOC103317657 — protein MFCLIFALAFLLHIRGDENSPYELIPITTPILREELFQAKLYHEIWTTIHFVDILELESHANEVNTTLQDLRNQCSTFKPCIYGIELDHMYKSLYSIQQKIDFLVSLSDKKSEKRGLFNIVGTIQHFLFGTMSADDAERIDKQIDDVYNHMGHIATLLNDQTAIIKSTLRKFINITENYKQNMKIIKDGIITVLNEHSFNDNMLKCILNLNIHIDNLLGNVNLIYDSIVDGKLGVVSPRLISPTKFMDALRTIHSKWFHQDLLFPLNKNYYVMYMKISKINIILSAGKLIYVFHTPIPTGYHYTVYKFTPIPMSGWKRYYIFDSIKNQPVAVDSNFTEYSVIDLNVCTSINDFKICEITSAVHTFNEEESCYAHLIKYKDDNGCSRKYFDLQADFVLALSNGFSWYILPTNKENIFITCGDSKSDLYVTITKPHILRLNSNCKGYSKNHKYLPRSHGNETKISEYKINIQFLPVEQIALNTSALKLPVFTSSNVDTSEILNSAKNIEDIMKDLEIITSNHNYHSRLLTGYSIFHYTMYTIATISVFYILYKTGILNCISIAFKFCLFRLCPICMKCKNNNDERNEAAIPFQTTNVQIREENIAAQPSTSADDRSIVRYDARAPIS, from the coding sequence ATGTTTTGCTTGATATTTGCACTAGcttttctattacatatacGTGGAGATGAAAATTCACCCTATGAATTAATACCTATAACGACACCAATATTACGAGAAGAGCTGTTTCAAGCCAAACTTTACCATGAGATTTGGACGACGATCCATTTTGTTGACATACTTGAGTTAGAAAGCCATGCAAATGAGGTGAATACAACATTACAAGATCTTCGAAATCAATGTTCTACATTTAAACCGTGCATTTATGGAATAGAGTTAGATCATATGTATAAAAGTCTTTATtcaattcaacaaaaaattgattttttagtcTCCTTAAGCGATaagaaaagtgaaaaaagaGGGTTATTTAATATAGTCGGAacaatacaacattttttatttggcacTATGTCAGCCGACGATGCCGAAAGAATTGATAAACAAATAGATGACGTATATAATCATATGGGCCACATAGCGACACTTTTAAATGACCAAACAGCCATTATCAAGAGTACTCTGcgcaaatttataaatataactgaaaattataaacaaaatatgaaaattatcAAGGATGGAATCATTACAGTCCTGAATGAACATTCTTTTAATGATAATAtgctaaaatgcattttaaatttaaatattcatatAGATAATTTATTAGGTAATGTCAATCTAATCTATGACTCGATTGTTGATGGAAAACTTGGAGTTGTGTCGCCTAGATTAATATCACCCACAAAATTTATGGACGCTTTACGCACAATACATTCAAAATGGTTTCACCAAGACTTACTATTtcctttaaataaaaattattatgtaatGTACATGAAAATTAGTAAGATTAACATTATTTTGTCCGCTGGTAAACTTATTTATGTATTTCATACGCCAATACCAACTGGCTATCATTATACTGTGTACAAATTCACACCAATACCCATGTCAGGATGGAAACGTTACTATATATTTGACAGTATTAAAAATCAACCTGTTGCTGTCGATTCAAATTTTACAGAGTATAGCGTAATTGATTTAAATGTTTGTACatctataaatgattttaaaatttgcgaGATAACATCTGCCGTTCATACATTTAACGAGGAAGAAAGTTGTTATGCACATTTGATAAAATACAAAGATGATAATGGCTgttctagaaaatattttgatttgcAAGCTGATTTTGTTTTGGCTCTGAGTAATGGTTTTAGTTGGTATATTTTACCAaccaataaagaaaatatattcaTAACTTGCGGCGATTCTAAATCAGATTTATATGTGACTATTACGAAGCCTCATATATTACGACTCAATTCAAATTGTAAAGGATACTCTAAGAACCATAAGTATTTACCAAGAAGTCACGGCaatgaaacaaaaatttcagaatATAAAATTAACATTCAATTTCTACCAGTTGAGCAGATAGCTCTAAATACATCAGctttaaaactacctgtatTTACTTCATCTAATGTTGACActtctgaaattttaaattcagcaaaaaatattgaagataTCATGAAAGATTTAGAAATTATTACATCTAATCATAACTACCATTCACGGCTGCTTACGGGTTATAGTATCTTTCATTATACTATGTATACTATTGCCACTATTTCAGTATTTTATATCCTTTATAAAACTGGAATACTCAATTGCATTTCAattgcttttaaattttgtctATTTCGACTGTGTCCAATATGTATgaaatgcaaaaataataatgatgaacGTAATGAAGCTGCTATACCATTTCAAACTACGAATGTCCAAATACGCGAAGAAAATATTGCTGCTCAACCATCAACGTCTGCAGATGATCGATCTATTGTTCGATATGATGCACGTGCTCCAATATCATAA